Proteins encoded in a region of the Quercus lobata isolate SW786 chromosome 8, ValleyOak3.0 Primary Assembly, whole genome shotgun sequence genome:
- the LOC115957217 gene encoding uncharacterized protein LOC115957217 produces the protein MVIERCFGVFKARFTILSCMANYKESRQRLVVFECCALHNFICINNRRDEMFNSWENLDVNRNDVQLRNNGNSPESSASAERRHVREISDAAKRAMGEFRDDVTAHMWEEYARRWG, from the coding sequence ATGGTAATTGAGAGGTGCTTTGGAGTCTTTAAGGCTCGCTTTACCATCTTGAGTTGCATGGCAAATTATAAGGAATCTCGGCAACGTTTGGTTGTTTTTGAATGTTGTGCGTTACACAATTTTATTTGCATCAATAATCGTAGAGATGAAATGTTTAACTCATGGGAGAACCTTGACGTTAATAGAAATGATGTACAACTTCGGAACAATGGGAATTCTCCTGAGTCAAGTGCAAGTGCTGAAAGGAGGCATGTGAGGGAGATATCTGATGCGGCCAAGAGGGCAATGGGTGAGTTTAGGGATGATGTGACTGCCCACATGTGGGAGGAGTACGCGCGACGATGGGGTTGA